Proteins from one Limanda limanda chromosome 4, fLimLim1.1, whole genome shotgun sequence genomic window:
- the adnpa gene encoding activity-dependent neuroprotective protein a, which translates to MYQLPVNNLTRIRRARKQVKKALGDIGLEFCKEAAEEFKEFCPNEQFVKGSFCLDICGWDPSYSKTQEYRSKPFCCTECPFSSKYYSGYKNHFRNVHRKSFDNTILLNCPYCSFTASKRTLETHVKIFHIPSSARQSPGTAQRAALQKTNKPHLDRIRQGDGVERAMYFCKKCSFRDSLYNVVRRHIYREHFQHIVSPYLGIVSESSVKNGASSVNGNNILCKRCQFSTRNYEALVQHVIEYHERIGAQVTTMIGHANIVVSRSQALPAPSMIINRGHPIRAEPTAQPVIGYLKPVAPVVKNQSPIAAKQMRVTVAGNNTVTETNAGGVCTAQTQKWKICTVCNELFPENLYSAHFESAHKAKRVWALAKYIMKIHNFTSKCLLCNRYLPSDTLLNHMLIHGLTCPQCHSAFHSVEKIMEHKTQNHPDDFVGPPGASPLTFDLTVKQDKSSNIQLVVLTFNMKESTNGQDQSAPAQNSAPPQVKVTTQRMVEIKSEQLSRGLSSTKSEVRKTLCPLCFTILKGPISDALAMHLRERHQVLQTMHPVEKKMTYKCIHCLGVYTSNMVASTITLHLVQCRAVGRNQASQGFKSALTLNSSGAGFLKRQPPVQATSNPKRLKLSKDSRMSTTAIGNQAESDGLALDPRSYEHKTYEARKDFLTAYFNRQPYLSTQEEEKLSASLWLWKSDISSHFVTKQKACEKHCETKKVSVLLGFDMQALKKVKHEMIFEESKIVGTSRARSGGLKSGTPSIDQNKQCETLNCTLKLSTNTETISIDSDSEPEAEERPAENGNVDVNREENVKSLEPVSLTEETEPVNTNEPSSEKDGQLQDGKAAAWMTFC; encoded by the exons ATGTATCAACTCCCAGTAAATAACCTGACCCGAATCAGGAGAGCGAGAAAACAAGTGAAGAAAGCCCTTGGAGACATTGGACTGGAGTTCTGCAAGGAGGCGGCAGAG GAGTTCAAAGAGTTTTGCCCTAATGAGCAGTTTGTGAAGGGCAGTTTCTGCCTTGATATCTGTGGATGGGATCCATCATATTCTAAAACCCAG GAATACAGGTCAAAGCCATTTTGCTGCACAGAGTGCCCATTTTCTTCCAAGTACTACTCAGGCTACAAGAATCACTTCCGCAATGTACACAGGAAAAGCTTTGACAATACGATTCTGCTCAACTGTCCATACTGCTCATTCACCGCAAGCAAGAGAACTTTGGAGACCCATGTTAAAATATTCCATATACCCAGCTCAGCACGGCAGAGCCCTGGGACCGCACAGAGAGCCGCACTGCAGAAGACCAACAAACCCCATCTTGATAGAATCAGACAGGGAGATGGTGTCGAGAGAGCAATGTACTTTTGCAAAAAATGCTCGTTCCGGGACAGTCTTTACAATGTTGTGAGAAGGCACATCTATAGGGAACATTTTCAGCATATTGTCTCACCATATCTTGGTATAGTTTCAGAATCGTCTGTCAAAAATGGTGCAAGTTCTGTCAATGGAAACAACATCCTTTGCAAACGCTGCCAATTTTCCACTCGTAACTACGAGGCTCTAGTACAGCATGTTATAGAGTACCACGAGCGCATCGGTGCTCAGGTAACCACTATGATTGGACATGCTAACATTGTAGTCTCCAGGTCTCAGGCCCTACCAGCTCCGTCTATGATCATTAACAGGGGCCACCCAATTCGAGCTGAACCAACAGCACAACCAGTGATAGGATATTTGAAGCCAGTGGCCCCTGTTGTTAAAAATCAGTCCCCCATTGCAGCCAAACAGATGCGGGTCACAGTTGCTGGCAACAACACTGTGACTGAAACTAATGCCGGTGGTGTGTGCACAGCCCAGACACAGAAGTGGAAGATATGCACAGTTTGCAATGAGCTTTTCCCCGAGAACCTCTACAGTGCTCATTTTGAAAGTGCACACAAGGCAAAGAGAGTGTGGGCACTGGCCAAGTACATCATGAAAATCCACAACTTCACTAGCAAGTGTTTGCTTTGCAACCGCTACCTGCCCAGTGACACACTGCTCAACCACATGCTAATTCACGGACTCACTTGTCCCCAGTGCCACTCGGCTTTTCACAGTGTGGAGAAAATCATGGAACACAAGACTCAGAATCACCCCGATGACTTTGTGGGACCCCCAGGTGCATCGCCGCTAACGTTCGATCTCACGGTAAAACAAGACAAGTCCAGTAATATCCAGCTTGTTGTTCTTACATTTAACATGAAAGAGTCTACTAATGGTCAAGATCAGTCGGCCCCTGCTCAGAATAGTGCTCCACCTCAGGTCAAGGTCACCACTCAAAGAATGGTTGAGATCAAAAGTGAACAGCTAAGTCGGGGTTTATCCTCCACAAAAAGTGAAGTTCGCAAGACACTATGTCCGCTGTGTTTCACCATCCTCAAAGGTCCCATCTCTGATGCTTTGGCCATGCATTTGAGGGAGAGGCACCAAGTGCTCCAAACAATGCATCCTGTTGAGAAAAAGATGACATACAAATGCATTCATTGCTTAGGAGTGTACACCAGTAACATGGTGGCCTCCACAATAACACTGCATCTGGTGCAGTGTAGAGCAGTTGGAAGGAACCAGGCGAGCCAGGGCTTTAAGTCGGCCTTGACACTCAACTCGTCTGGGGCTGGCTTCCTCAAGAGGCAGCCACCAGTGCAGGCCACATCCAATCCTAAGAGGTTAAAGTTAAGTAAGGATTCAAGAATGTCCACAACTGCCATTGGAAATCAGGCTGAATCGGATGGTCTTGCTCTGGATCCAAGAAGCTATGAGCACAAGACATACGAAGCCAGAAAAGATTTCCTTACGGCCTACTTCAACCGTCAACCCTACCTTTCTACTCAGGAAGAGGAAAAGCTGTCTGCAAGTCTGTGGCTGTGGAAATCTGACATTTCTAGTCACTTTGTAACCAAGCAAAAGGCATGTGAGAAACACTGTGAGACCAAGAAGGTGTCTGTGCTGCTGGGCTTCGACATGCAGGCTCTCAAGAAAGTTAAGCACGAGATGATCTTTGAGGAGAGCAAGATCGTGGGCACCTCCAGGGCCAGATCTGGAGGCCTGAAGTCTGGCACTCCAAGCATTGACCAAAACAAGCAGTGTGAGACACTAAACTGTACCTTAAAactcagcacaaacacagagaccaTTTCTATTGACTCTGACAGTGAACCAGAAGCAGAAGAGAGACCAGCCGAGAATGGAAATGTTGACGTGAACCGAGAGGAGAACGTAAAATCCCTGGAGCCTGTGAGtctgacagaagagacagaaccTGTAAACACAAACGAGCCTTCCAGCGAGAAGGACGGTCAATTGCAAGATGGGAAAGCAGCTGCTTGGATGACTTTCTGTTAG
- the LOC132999990 gene encoding bcl-2-like protein 1 yields MSYSNRELVEFFISYRLSQRNYPTSLLRPEDAGGRTEGARATSAASNGLLVNCRDRCGEQGTPSVTPGGGGGVEAVKAALRDSADEFELLFRQAFSQVSLQLDITPDTAYHSFKSVMDEVFKDGVNWGRVVGLFSFGGVLCVECVEKNMSELVSRIADWMTMYLDEHISPWIQSQGGWDRFAEIFGQDAGAGARRYHDTVKRWLLVGVGVLTGVLIAMLIAKRQ; encoded by the exons ATGTCGTACAGCAACAGGGAGCTGGTGGAGTTCTTTATCAGCTACAGGCTGTCTCAGAGGAACTACCCAACCTCTCTACTGAGGCCAGAGGATGCTGGCGGGAGGACTGAGGGAGCCAGGGCCACCTCAGCCGCCAGTAACGGCTTGCTGGTCAACTGCAGGGACAGGTGTGGTGAGCAGGGGACGCCGTCCGTCACcccgggtggtggtggtggtgtggagGCCGTGAAGGCAGCTCTCCGGGACTCTGCTGACGAGTTCGAGCTGCTCTTCAGGCAAGCATTCAGTCAGGTTTCCCTGCAGCTGGACATCACCCCTGACACAGCCTACCACAGCTTCAAGAGTGTGATGGATGAGGTGTTCAAGGACGGAGTCAACTGGGGACGTGTGGTGGGCCTGTTTTCTTTTGGGGGTGTGCTGTGTGTGGAATGCGTGGAGAAGAATATGAGCGAGCTGGTCTCCCGCATCGCAGACTGGATGACCATGTACCTGGATGAGCACATCAGTCCGTGGATCCAGAGCCAAGGAGGCTGG GACCGCTTTGCTGAGATTTTCGGACAAGACGCAGGTGCAGGAGCGCGGAGATATCATGACACGGTGAAGAGATGGCTGCTAGTTGGAGTGGGGGTGTTGACAGGAGTGCTGATTGCGATGCTCATCGCTAAGAGACAATGA